From one Acidobacteriota bacterium genomic stretch:
- a CDS encoding VOC family protein has protein sequence MRRILALAVLLLCASFAPAQQQTPPLAGIAHIAIRVRSLDSSREFYNKLGFEEAFNLKGKDGNVRESFIKINDRQFLELYPGDPENAPVGFLHVCFEGDDLETIHDDYVAHGLTPTSVRKAGAGNLLFTLAGPPDANGKAQNLEYTQYQPGSLHSNDQGKHLGDDRVGETIFSAAIAMRDPAAARDFYLNGLSFKSIAHDPMFLHMPGNSGQEIEIASAVSLGTKARFTLRTSSLSKSSRILRKHDIKAIKSADTLTVSDPDGNQIMIQQ, from the coding sequence ATGCGCCGCATCCTCGCCCTGGCCGTTCTCCTCCTCTGCGCCTCCTTTGCGCCCGCCCAACAGCAGACGCCGCCGCTGGCCGGCATCGCGCACATCGCCATCCGCGTCCGCTCGCTCGACTCCTCGCGCGAGTTCTACAACAAGCTCGGCTTCGAGGAGGCCTTCAACCTCAAGGGCAAGGACGGCAACGTTCGCGAGAGCTTCATCAAGATCAACGATCGCCAGTTCCTCGAGCTCTACCCCGGCGACCCCGAGAACGCTCCCGTCGGCTTCCTCCACGTCTGCTTCGAGGGCGACGACCTTGAGACCATCCACGACGATTACGTCGCGCACGGCCTTACGCCGACATCGGTTCGCAAGGCGGGCGCCGGCAACCTGCTCTTCACTCTGGCCGGGCCCCCGGACGCCAACGGCAAGGCGCAGAACCTCGAGTACACGCAGTATCAGCCCGGCTCGCTGCACTCCAACGACCAGGGCAAGCACCTCGGTGACGACCGCGTGGGCGAGACCATCTTCTCCGCCGCCATCGCCATGCGCGACCCCGCCGCCGCGCGCGACTTTTACCTGAACGGGCTCTCGTTCAAGTCCATCGCGCACGACCCGATGTTTCTGCATATGCCCGGCAACTCCGGCCAGGAGATCGAGATCGCCTCCGCCGTCTCGCTGGGCACGAAGGCGCGGTTCACGCTGCGCACCTCCAGCCTCTCAAAGTCGTCGCGCATTCTGCGGAAACACGACATCAAAGCGATCAAGTCCGCCGACACCCTCACCGTCTCCGACCCCGACGGCAACCAGATCATGATCCAGCAGTGA
- a CDS encoding nucleoside hydrolase translates to MRIRLFALVFLLALAANTLHAQTTPVIIDTDVGDDVDDAFAIALVLASPELKVLGITSAWGDTQLRARMIDRMLCETGRDDIAVNAGIPTKSTTLFTQAPWARAGIDRPHKDGVAFLLDQAKAHPGEITLLAIGPLTNIGAAIDRDPVTFRKLKRVVLMGGSIRMGYGPAGTPPEPEYNIARDPASAQKLLRSGVPLYFLPLDSTQIMFDNAKKAELASISTPMTDALQILVAEWMRGTKKAEETLFDAVAAAYTFDNASCPMTPLHLEIDDKGMTIPGSGTPNASACLTARPEAFFNILMPRLLNQRLVGNKACLAQPAK, encoded by the coding sequence ATGCGAATTCGCCTGTTTGCTCTCGTCTTCCTGCTCGCGCTTGCCGCGAACACTCTTCACGCGCAGACCACGCCCGTCATTATCGACACCGACGTAGGCGATGACGTGGACGACGCCTTTGCCATCGCTCTCGTGCTGGCGAGCCCCGAACTCAAGGTTCTCGGCATCACCTCTGCCTGGGGAGACACGCAGCTTCGCGCCCGCATGATCGACCGTATGCTCTGCGAGACGGGCCGCGACGATATCGCCGTGAACGCCGGCATCCCCACCAAATCCACCACGCTGTTTACGCAGGCACCGTGGGCGAGGGCGGGCATCGACCGTCCGCACAAGGACGGCGTCGCCTTCCTGCTCGACCAGGCGAAGGCGCACCCCGGCGAGATCACGTTGCTTGCGATCGGGCCGCTCACCAACATCGGAGCAGCTATCGACCGCGACCCCGTGACCTTCCGTAAGCTGAAGCGCGTGGTGCTGATGGGAGGCTCGATCCGCATGGGCTATGGCCCCGCAGGCACGCCACCCGAACCCGAGTACAACATCGCGCGCGACCCTGCCTCGGCGCAGAAGCTGCTGCGCTCCGGGGTTCCGCTCTACTTTCTTCCGCTTGATTCGACGCAGATCATGTTCGACAACGCGAAGAAGGCGGAGCTGGCTTCCATCAGCACTCCCATGACCGACGCGCTGCAGATTCTCGTCGCCGAGTGGATGCGCGGCACAAAGAAGGCAGAGGAGACGCTCTTCGACGCCGTCGCCGCCGCTTATACCTTCGACAACGCAAGCTGCCCCATGACGCCGCTGCACCTTGAGATCGACGACAAGGGAATGACCATCCCCGGCAGCGGCACACCAAACGCCAGCGCCTGCCTGACCGCAAGGCCAGAGGCGTTCTTCAACATCCTGATGCCTCGCCTGCTCAACCAGAGACTCGTCGGCAACAAGGCCTGCCTCGCGCAGCCCGCGAAGTGA
- a CDS encoding 2-dehydropantoate 2-reductase gives MARIAIVGVGAIGGVVASLLQSAGRHELMLCARRPLRGLVVESPAIGLRSDMVEIRPEIEIEARIWTQPEEALPVDWVMVATKAYDVPSAARWLEWLREKDTPVAVLQNGVEHRERFAPYVPEDRIVPVIVDCPAERRPAVDGVDRIAQRGPMSLRVPDGPLGRSFVELFAGTQADADAVDDWTTVAWKKLCHNAAGALSALLLKPAGVMRDEEVGEVALDLVRECVAVGRAEGAMLEDDLPEQVLAASRRAAVDSVNSLLADRMAGRPMEIDARNGAIVRLGKKHRIATPANNMAATLLRELAAK, from the coding sequence ATGGCACGAATCGCAATTGTGGGCGTGGGAGCGATCGGCGGGGTCGTGGCCTCGCTGTTGCAGTCGGCGGGCCGCCACGAGCTGATGCTCTGCGCGCGACGTCCGCTGAGGGGGCTGGTGGTGGAGTCGCCAGCCATCGGCCTGCGCAGCGACATGGTGGAGATTCGTCCCGAGATCGAGATCGAGGCCAGGATATGGACGCAGCCCGAAGAGGCGCTGCCGGTCGACTGGGTGATGGTGGCGACCAAGGCCTACGACGTGCCCTCGGCGGCGCGCTGGCTGGAGTGGCTGCGCGAGAAAGACACCCCCGTGGCCGTGCTGCAGAACGGCGTCGAGCATCGCGAGCGCTTCGCGCCGTATGTTCCCGAAGACCGCATTGTGCCGGTGATCGTCGACTGCCCGGCCGAGCGCAGACCCGCGGTGGATGGCGTGGATCGCATCGCGCAACGTGGGCCGATGAGCCTGCGAGTGCCGGACGGCCCGCTGGGCAGGAGTTTTGTCGAGTTATTTGCGGGCACGCAGGCCGATGCGGACGCTGTTGATGACTGGACGACGGTCGCGTGGAAGAAGCTCTGTCACAACGCCGCGGGAGCCCTGTCCGCGTTGCTGCTGAAGCCCGCGGGCGTGATGCGCGACGAGGAGGTCGGCGAGGTCGCGCTCGACCTGGTGCGCGAGTGCGTTGCCGTGGGACGCGCCGAGGGAGCAATGCTCGAAGACGACCTTCCGGAGCAGGTGCTGGCGGCCTCGCGGCGCGCCGCGGTCGACTCGGTCAACTCGCTGCTGGCCGATCGTATGGCAGGCAGGCCGATGGAGATCGATGCGCGCAACGGCGCGATCGTCAGGCTGGGGAAGAAGCACAGGATCGCGACTCCGGCGAACAATATGGCGGCAACATTGCTGAGAGAGCTGGCTGCGAAGTAG
- a CDS encoding APC family permease, whose product MLNRGRANSNGSTARKLRLLPLLAATYFMVSGGPYDLEDVIGYGGYGHALLLLFLLPFFWSFPTALMLGELAAAIPDEGGFYAWVRRALGPFWGFQEAWLSLASSVFDMAIYPTTFVLYLQRIAPALTVGHRAIALDLLVVAAAVLWNLRGAAAVGEGSVKLWLFAISPYVALVGLAVWIGFGFYSSHFHFSGHASMARPANADFNTAILVAMWNYMGWDNATTIANEVDNPQRNYPRVILMAACMVMLTYLIPVAAVAWAGIPSANFTTGAWVDAAGLLGGAGLAFTVVLAGSLDDFGTFSNLTLSYTRLPHALAEDGLLPAVFTKRLKNGAPWVAVIACGICWALALGFTFERLITIDLVLWGMSIVLEFIALIILRRKEPGLARPFRIPGPDWVPIALAASPTALTLYALYAARTEHVAGMPAVVFALLIAALGPPLYLLAKLNRRKVAVSD is encoded by the coding sequence ATGCTCAATCGCGGTCGCGCGAACTCCAACGGCAGCACAGCGCGCAAGCTGCGGCTGCTGCCGTTGCTGGCGGCGACCTACTTCATGGTTTCCGGCGGCCCCTACGATCTTGAGGACGTCATCGGCTACGGCGGCTACGGTCACGCGCTTCTGCTGCTTTTTCTGCTGCCCTTCTTCTGGAGCTTTCCCACGGCGTTGATGCTCGGCGAGCTGGCCGCCGCCATCCCCGACGAAGGCGGCTTCTACGCCTGGGTGCGTCGCGCGCTCGGCCCCTTCTGGGGATTTCAGGAGGCGTGGCTCTCGCTCGCCTCCTCCGTCTTCGACATGGCCATCTACCCGACGACCTTCGTGCTCTACCTCCAACGCATCGCGCCCGCGCTCACTGTGGGCCATCGCGCCATTGCATTGGATCTGCTCGTCGTCGCTGCCGCCGTGTTGTGGAACCTGCGCGGCGCGGCGGCCGTGGGCGAAGGCTCCGTTAAGCTATGGCTCTTTGCCATCTCGCCGTATGTTGCGCTGGTAGGACTCGCCGTGTGGATCGGCTTCGGGTTCTACTCCTCGCACTTCCACTTCAGCGGACACGCCTCCATGGCCCGCCCCGCCAACGCCGACTTCAACACCGCCATCCTCGTCGCCATGTGGAACTACATGGGTTGGGACAACGCCACTACCATCGCCAACGAGGTCGACAACCCGCAGCGCAACTACCCGCGCGTGATCCTGATGGCGGCCTGCATGGTGATGCTGACGTACCTGATCCCCGTCGCCGCCGTCGCCTGGGCGGGCATCCCCTCGGCAAACTTCACCACGGGAGCATGGGTCGACGCCGCCGGCCTGCTGGGCGGTGCGGGCCTCGCTTTCACGGTGGTACTCGCCGGTTCGCTCGACGACTTCGGCACCTTCTCGAACCTCACGCTCTCGTACACGCGGCTGCCGCACGCGCTGGCCGAGGACGGCCTGCTTCCCGCCGTCTTCACCAAACGTCTGAAGAACGGCGCGCCGTGGGTGGCCGTGATCGCGTGCGGCATCTGCTGGGCGCTCGCGCTGGGCTTTACCTTCGAGCGCCTCATCACCATCGACCTTGTGCTGTGGGGTATGTCGATCGTGCTGGAGTTCATCGCGCTGATTATCCTGCGCCGCAAGGAGCCTGGCCTCGCGCGCCCCTTCCGCATCCCCGGCCCGGACTGGGTGCCCATCGCGCTGGCCGCAAGCCCCACCGCGCTCACGCTGTACGCCCTCTACGCCGCGCGTACCGAGCACGTTGCGGGAATGCCCGCCGTCGTCTTCGCGCTCCTCATCGCCGCGCTCGGGCCGCCGCTGTATCTGTTGGCGAAGCTGAACCGGCGCAAGGTTGCCGTCAGCGATTAA
- a CDS encoding galactitol-1-phosphate 5-dehydrogenase: MKALLLSSYNHLELTEMPAPAPAAGELLVEVAACGICGSDVHGYDGSTGRRIPPIVMGHEAAGVVTAVGAGVTAYKPGDRITFDSTVYCGACEFCRRGEVNLCNDRQVIGVSCGEYRRHGAFAEYLVIPERIAYRLPDAFNFADAAMLEAVSVALHGIAVTEIKGGETALVIGAGMIGLLLLQAARAAGCSKVYISDIDETRLRLAASLGADQTFLASGEVLSSKILELTGGIGVDVVLEAVGATETIATGIDCVRKGGTVTLVGNITPQVTIPLQKVVSRQIRLQGSCASAGEYPQAIALIANGRIKVAPLITAIAPLETGPSWFERLHAREPNLMKIVLDPRKAT; the protein is encoded by the coding sequence GTGAAGGCGCTTCTGCTCTCCAGCTACAACCATCTTGAGCTGACCGAGATGCCTGCACCCGCTCCGGCAGCGGGTGAGCTTCTGGTCGAGGTCGCCGCCTGCGGCATCTGCGGCTCGGACGTGCACGGATACGACGGCTCCACCGGCCGTCGCATTCCTCCCATCGTCATGGGGCACGAGGCTGCGGGCGTCGTCACCGCCGTCGGCGCGGGCGTCACCGCGTACAAGCCGGGCGATCGCATCACCTTCGACTCTACTGTCTACTGCGGCGCGTGCGAATTCTGCAGGCGCGGCGAGGTGAACCTGTGCAACGACCGCCAGGTCATCGGCGTCTCCTGCGGCGAGTATCGCCGCCACGGCGCGTTCGCCGAGTACCTCGTCATCCCCGAGCGCATCGCCTACAGGCTTCCCGACGCCTTCAACTTCGCCGACGCCGCCATGCTCGAGGCCGTCTCGGTCGCGCTGCACGGCATCGCCGTCACCGAGATCAAAGGCGGCGAAACGGCGCTCGTCATCGGGGCCGGAATGATCGGCCTGCTTCTGTTGCAGGCAGCGCGCGCCGCCGGATGCTCGAAGGTCTACATCTCCGACATCGACGAGACGCGGCTTAGGCTTGCCGCATCGCTCGGCGCAGACCAGACCTTCCTTGCCTCGGGTGAAGTGCTCAGCTCGAAGATCCTCGAGCTAACGGGCGGCATCGGAGTCGACGTCGTGCTCGAGGCCGTCGGAGCCACCGAGACTATCGCTACCGGCATCGACTGCGTGCGCAAGGGAGGCACCGTCACGCTCGTCGGAAACATCACGCCGCAGGTCACGATCCCGCTGCAGAAGGTGGTCTCGCGGCAGATACGCCTGCAGGGTTCGTGCGCCTCGGCAGGCGAGTACCCGCAGGCCATCGCGCTGATCGCCAATGGCAGGATCAAGGTCGCTCCGCTGATCACCGCGATCGCTCCGCTCGAAACTGGCCCGTCGTGGTTTGAGAGGCTGCACGCACGCGAGCCCAACCTGATGAAGATTGTGCTCGACCCTCGCAAAGCAACCTAG
- the prmC gene encoding peptide chain release factor N(5)-glutamine methyltransferase → MTLQQALQSATNQLAAAAHLADTARRDAETLLMHTASLTRASLLAYPDRELSPAQIAAFESAIARRLRHEPIQYITGTQEFYGLTLAVAPAVLIPRPETEHLVEAVLDHLPKDRPVTIADIGTGSGAIALALASNLPQAEVIAVDLSPAALAVAQSNARAHSLDTRIRFLLSDLLEALPPEQQTGYFDVIASNPPYVPSGDSPTLHPQVREHEPATALYAGADGLDIYRRLVPEAQRALKPGGLLALEIGHGQRDALAGLLAGWTNVGFIDDLQGIPRVAIARSPVLY, encoded by the coding sequence ATGACTCTCCAGCAGGCCCTCCAATCCGCAACGAACCAGCTCGCCGCCGCCGCACATCTGGCAGACACCGCGCGCCGCGACGCCGAGACGCTGCTGATGCACACGGCCTCGCTGACTCGCGCCAGCCTGCTCGCCTACCCTGACCGCGAGCTTTCTCCTGCGCAGATCGCTGCCTTTGAGTCCGCCATCGCCCGCCGCCTCCGCCACGAGCCTATCCAATACATCACCGGCACACAGGAGTTCTACGGGCTCACCCTCGCCGTCGCCCCCGCCGTCCTCATCCCCCGGCCCGAGACCGAGCACCTGGTCGAGGCCGTGCTCGACCATCTGCCCAAAGACCGTCCGGTGACCATCGCCGACATCGGTACCGGCTCCGGGGCCATCGCCCTCGCGCTTGCCTCGAACCTTCCGCAGGCCGAAGTGATCGCCGTCGATCTCTCCCCTGCCGCCCTCGCCGTTGCCCAGTCGAACGCGCGCGCACACTCGCTCGACACGCGCATCCGCTTCCTGCTCTCCGACCTTTTGGAGGCGTTGCCTCCCGAGCAGCAGACGGGGTACTTCGACGTGATCGCCAGTAATCCGCCCTACGTGCCGTCCGGCGATTCCCCGACGCTGCACCCGCAGGTGCGCGAGCACGAACCGGCCACGGCCCTCTATGCGGGGGCGGATGGCCTCGATATCTACCGCCGCCTGGTCCCCGAGGCACAGCGGGCGCTCAAGCCGGGTGGACTGCTGGCGCTTGAGATCGGGCACGGCCAGCGCGACGCGCTCGCCGGTTTGCTGGCGGGCTGGACAAACGTTGGTTTCATCGACGACCTCCAGGGGATTCCGCGGGTGGCGATCGCCCGGAGCCCGGTTCTCTATTGA
- a CDS encoding methyltransferase domain-containing protein, with protein MAAASPLNETKLNAFMNQAVADMGAAMHAALVIIGDKLGLYKAMAGAGSMTPAELATKTKTNERYVREWLNANAASGYLDYDPATATYTLPPEQAFALAVDDSPAFLPGAFQVIGAVIRDEPKITNAFRTGQGVGWHEHDAELFQGTERFFRPNYAANLISQWIPALTGVDAKLKSGIRVADVGCGHGASTMLMAKSYPNSTFFGFDYHLPSIQWAEKTAEEAGLASRITFEVAMAKNFPGNHYGLVTFFDCLHDMGDPVGAAKHVLSTLAPGGSWMIVEPFANDKVEDNLNPVGRIFYSASTMLCTPASRSQEVGLALGAQAGEARMREIIMQAGFKSFRRAAETPFNLVFEARA; from the coding sequence ATGGCTGCCGCATCCCCCCTGAACGAAACCAAACTCAACGCCTTCATGAACCAGGCCGTAGCGGATATGGGCGCTGCCATGCACGCCGCGCTCGTCATTATCGGCGACAAGCTCGGCCTGTATAAAGCCATGGCCGGTGCCGGGAGCATGACACCGGCCGAACTCGCCACCAAGACAAAGACCAACGAGCGATATGTCCGCGAGTGGCTCAACGCCAACGCCGCCAGCGGCTACCTCGACTACGATCCCGCCACGGCGACCTACACGCTTCCACCGGAGCAGGCCTTCGCTCTGGCCGTCGACGACAGCCCTGCCTTTCTCCCCGGAGCTTTTCAGGTCATCGGTGCCGTTATCCGCGATGAGCCGAAGATCACGAACGCCTTCCGTACCGGCCAGGGCGTGGGCTGGCATGAGCACGACGCCGAGCTCTTCCAGGGCACCGAGCGTTTCTTCCGCCCGAACTACGCCGCCAACCTCATCTCGCAGTGGATCCCTGCGCTCACCGGCGTCGACGCAAAGCTGAAGTCGGGGATTCGCGTGGCCGACGTCGGCTGCGGACATGGGGCCTCCACCATGCTGATGGCGAAGTCCTACCCGAACTCCACCTTCTTCGGCTTCGACTATCACCTGCCGTCGATCCAGTGGGCCGAGAAGACGGCGGAAGAGGCGGGGCTGGCCAGCCGCATCACCTTCGAGGTCGCCATGGCGAAGAACTTCCCAGGCAACCACTACGGCCTCGTCACCTTCTTCGACTGCCTGCACGACATGGGCGATCCCGTGGGCGCGGCCAAACATGTGCTCTCGACGCTCGCGCCCGGAGGCTCGTGGATGATCGTCGAGCCCTTTGCCAACGACAAGGTGGAAGACAACCTGAACCCTGTTGGCAGGATCTTCTACTCGGCCTCCACCATGCTCTGTACGCCAGCCTCCCGCTCCCAGGAGGTCGGTCTCGCGCTGGGCGCGCAGGCGGGAGAGGCGCGTATGCGCGAGATCATCATGCAGGCAGGCTTCAAGAGCTTCCGCCGCGCCGCGGAGACGCCCTTCAATCTTGTGTTTGAAGCGAGGGCCTGA
- a CDS encoding glucose 1-dehydrogenase, which produces MENFTMNPLFDLTGQVALVTGASRGLGQYLGRALAKSGADLIVTARRKEDCAAFVAEIEALGRKAVALALDVRDKDSIEATAAEAAKAFPQIHILVNNAGCNVRKPALDVTWDDWNLVLDTNLRGAFFVAQHIARQMVPHGYGRIINIGSVTSVFGYAGLAPYTASRGGIKQLTMSLADDWGKHGVTVNCLAPGWFKTAQNAVMYEDAGWVEYLTERIPMKRPGAPNDLDGAVVFLASEASRYVTGQTLLVDGGITTGSTRATVKKRT; this is translated from the coding sequence ATGGAGAACTTTACGATGAACCCACTCTTCGACCTCACCGGGCAGGTTGCCCTCGTCACCGGAGCCAGCCGCGGACTGGGCCAGTACCTTGGCCGTGCTCTCGCCAAGTCAGGCGCTGACCTGATCGTCACGGCGCGGCGCAAGGAAGACTGCGCGGCGTTCGTCGCTGAGATCGAAGCGCTCGGACGCAAAGCCGTTGCGCTCGCGCTCGACGTGCGCGACAAGGACAGCATCGAGGCCACGGCAGCGGAGGCGGCAAAAGCTTTCCCGCAGATCCACATCCTCGTGAACAATGCCGGCTGCAACGTGCGCAAGCCTGCGCTCGATGTGACGTGGGACGACTGGAACCTCGTGCTCGACACGAACCTGCGCGGAGCCTTCTTCGTCGCACAGCACATCGCAAGGCAGATGGTTCCGCACGGCTACGGCCGCATCATCAACATCGGCTCGGTCACTAGCGTCTTCGGCTACGCCGGTCTCGCGCCGTACACGGCGAGCCGCGGCGGCATCAAGCAACTGACGATGAGCCTCGCCGACGACTGGGGCAAACACGGCGTCACCGTCAACTGCCTCGCTCCAGGATGGTTCAAGACCGCACAGAACGCGGTGATGTACGAGGATGCGGGCTGGGTGGAGTACCTGACAGAGCGCATCCCGATGAAGCGCCCCGGCGCACCGAACGACCTCGACGGCGCAGTGGTCTTTCTAGCATCGGAGGCAAGCCGCTACGTGACCGGACAGACGCTTCTAGTCGACGGCGGCATCACGACGGGGTCGACGCGGGCGACGGTGAAGAAGCGCACGTGA
- a CDS encoding radical SAM protein, with translation MSSLSTPPVKRKMTLSRRLKAANRLAREVESIASAVASTDHPYMAQIVPMRRCNLSCTYCNEYDDHSDPVPVDEMLRRIDHLGRLGTSVITISGGEPLLHPELDQIIARIRRTGAIAGMITNGYLLMPDRIERLNKAGLDHMQISIDNVMPDEVSKKSLKVLDKKLQMLAEHADFHVNINSVVGGGIANPDDARVVSERALSMGFSTTIGIIHDGTGQLKPLGEAERKVWDKVRSMTRRSYSRFNHFQEAIANGTTNNWRCRAGGRYLYVCENGLVHYCSQQRGYPAIPLADYTTEDVKREFLTEKSCAPSCTISCVHQVSFIDFWRAPQNGGSVTPGSSHGGGTQELVQIR, from the coding sequence ATGTCCTCTCTTTCCACTCCTCCCGTGAAGCGCAAAATGACTCTCTCGCGTCGCCTGAAGGCTGCAAACCGTCTGGCGCGCGAGGTCGAATCGATCGCTTCGGCCGTCGCCTCGACGGACCACCCCTACATGGCGCAGATTGTGCCCATGCGACGCTGCAACCTCTCCTGCACCTACTGCAACGAGTACGACGATCACTCGGATCCGGTGCCCGTGGACGAGATGCTGCGCCGCATCGACCACCTGGGACGGCTGGGGACGAGCGTCATCACCATCTCCGGCGGCGAGCCCCTTCTGCACCCGGAGCTGGACCAGATCATCGCCCGCATCCGCAGGACCGGCGCGATCGCCGGCATGATCACCAACGGCTACCTGCTGATGCCCGACCGTATCGAGCGGCTGAACAAGGCGGGGCTCGACCACATGCAGATCTCGATCGATAACGTCATGCCCGACGAGGTCTCGAAGAAGAGCCTCAAGGTGCTGGACAAGAAGCTCCAGATGCTGGCCGAGCACGCGGACTTTCACGTGAACATCAACTCGGTCGTCGGCGGCGGCATCGCCAACCCCGACGACGCTCGCGTCGTGAGTGAGCGCGCGCTTTCGATGGGTTTCAGCACGACCATCGGCATCATCCACGACGGCACCGGCCAGTTGAAGCCGCTGGGCGAGGCCGAGCGCAAGGTGTGGGACAAGGTGCGCTCGATGACGCGCCGCAGCTACTCCCGCTTCAACCACTTTCAGGAAGCCATCGCCAACGGCACGACCAACAACTGGCGCTGCCGCGCAGGCGGGCGCTATCTTTACGTCTGCGAGAACGGCCTGGTGCACTATTGCAGCCAGCAGCGCGGCTATCCCGCGATCCCGCTGGCCGACTACACGACCGAAGACGTGAAGCGCGAGTTCCTGACGGAGAAGTCCTGCGCTCCGAGCTGCACCATCAGTTGCGTCCACCAGGTGAGCTTCATCGACTTCTGGCGCGCGCCGCAGAACGGCGGTTCAGTCACTCCCGGCTCGTCGCACGGCGGCGGCACGCAGGAGCTGGTCCAGATCCGGTAG